The following proteins come from a genomic window of Plasmodium vivax chromosome 3, whole genome shotgun sequence:
- a CDS encoding hypothetical protein (encoded by transcript PVX_096045A) yields MNQTQMINHIEKLNHPQKVHHHQKVHHTQKMHQPKKVHLSPQVPQPQWKNPHPQKNLHKKINPLHRKSLLHRKRKPHRKRKPHRKSLLHRKSPLHQQILKMSKITKMTSDSLRENAA; encoded by the coding sequence ATGAATCAGACTCAGATGATAAACCATATAGAAAAGTTGAATCACCCTCAGAAGGTGCATCACCATCAGAAGGTGCATCACACTCAGAAGATGCACCAACCCAAGAAAGTACACCTGAGCCCTCAAGTCCCCCAGCCCCAGTGGAAGAACCCGCACCCGCAGAAAAACCTGCACAAGAAAATAAACCCGCTGCACCGAAAAAGCCTGCTGCACCGAAAAAGAAAGCCGCACCGAAAAAGAAAGCCGCACCGAAAAAGCCTGCTGCACCGAAAAAGCCCGCTGCACCAGCAAATCCTGAAAATGTCGAAAATAACTAAAATGACAAGTGATTCACTGAGAGAAAACGCTGCATAA